The Actinomadura sp. WMMB 499 genome includes a window with the following:
- a CDS encoding murein hydrolase activator EnvC, whose protein sequence is MSLLTLLLTCVITAGAPGADAWRWPLGPPAPQVLRGFSPPASPWGAGHRGVDLTARPGQPVRAAGPGRVSFADRLAGRGIVAITHGRLRTTYLPVRPSVRVGVRVAAGTVIGRVEPGRSHCRTTCLHWGLRSGDTYLNPIDLVRRQIRLLPLWSPSPAPSPSSSPSPAGRDESAPAEPGMGLRDATTATGGALTGIALAYALAFAWRRTRPRPRARFCLGRLRPPPPPPPGVIDLSKERRLRRTP, encoded by the coding sequence ATGTCCTTGCTCACACTCCTCCTCACCTGCGTCATCACGGCCGGCGCCCCCGGCGCGGACGCCTGGCGCTGGCCGCTGGGCCCGCCCGCTCCCCAGGTGCTGCGCGGCTTCTCGCCACCGGCGTCCCCGTGGGGCGCGGGCCACCGCGGAGTCGATCTCACCGCCCGTCCCGGGCAGCCCGTGCGCGCCGCCGGGCCCGGACGGGTGTCGTTCGCCGACCGGCTGGCGGGCCGAGGCATCGTCGCGATCACGCACGGACGCCTGCGCACCACGTACCTGCCCGTCCGTCCGAGCGTCCGCGTCGGCGTGCGGGTCGCGGCCGGCACCGTGATCGGCCGGGTCGAGCCCGGCCGGTCGCACTGCCGGACCACCTGCCTGCACTGGGGTTTGCGCAGCGGTGACACGTACCTGAATCCGATCGACCTGGTCCGCCGGCAGATCAGGCTGCTCCCCCTCTGGTCCCCGTCCCCGGCCCCGTCCCCGTCCTCGTCTCCGTCGCCGGCCGGACGGGACGAGTCCGCTCCCGCGGAGCCCGGCATGGGGCTCCGGGACGCCACGACGGCCACGGGCGGTGCGCTGACGGGCATCGCCCTGGCGTACGCGCTGGCTTTCGCCTGGCGCCGCACCCGCCCGCGTCCCCGTGCCCGTTTCTGCCTCGGCCGTCTCCGGCCACCGCCCCCTCCACCGCCGGGGGTCATCGACCTGTCGAAGGAGAGGCGCCTGCGTCGCACCCCGTAG
- the frr gene encoding ribosome recycling factor produces MIDETLLEAEEKMEKAVAVAKEDFQAIRTGRVTPAMFNKITAEYYGTPTPINQLASFTLPEPRLVIVQVFDKSSMQAVERAIRDSDLGVNPTNDGNVIRVVFPELSEERRREFIKVAGGKAEDSKISIRNVRRRAKDTLDKLAKDGEAGEDEVRRAEKELDDTTHRYTAQIDELLEHKKAELLEV; encoded by the coding sequence GTGATCGACGAGACCCTCCTCGAAGCCGAGGAGAAGATGGAGAAGGCGGTCGCGGTCGCCAAGGAGGACTTCCAGGCCATCCGCACCGGCCGGGTCACCCCCGCGATGTTCAACAAGATCACCGCGGAGTACTACGGCACCCCGACGCCGATCAACCAGCTCGCTTCGTTCACGCTGCCCGAACCGCGGCTGGTCATCGTGCAGGTCTTCGACAAGTCGTCCATGCAGGCGGTCGAGAGGGCCATTCGGGACAGCGACCTCGGCGTGAACCCCACCAACGACGGCAACGTCATCCGCGTCGTCTTCCCCGAGCTGTCGGAGGAGCGCCGCAGGGAGTTCATCAAGGTCGCGGGCGGTAAGGCCGAGGACAGCAAGATCTCCATCCGCAACGTCCGGCGGCGCGCCAAGGACACCCTCGACAAGCTCGCCAAGGACGGCGAGGCCGGTGAGGACGAGGTCCGCCGTGCCGAGAAGGAACTCGACGACACCACGCACCGGTACACGGCGCAGATCGACGAGTTGCTCGAGCACAAGAAGGCCGAACTGCTCGAAGTGTGA
- the tsf gene encoding translation elongation factor Ts: protein MANFTAADVKRLRDLTGAGMMAVKNALTEADGDFEKATELLRLKGAKDVGKRAERTAGNGLVAEYFADSGNGALLELNCETDFVAKNAQFIELADRLVRFAATGGAADTAALLTAEIEPGKTVQALIEENSAKIGEKLELRRFAHFQGAYVASYLHKSDPQLPPTTGVLVELDAENPEVAKDIAQQIAAMAPKYVTRDEIPAEAIEKERALAEQLTRDEGKPEQAIPKIVEGRVNAYFRDFVLLEQAFVKDGKKTIAKVLDEAGVKVVRFARFKVGQA, encoded by the coding sequence ATGGCGAACTTCACCGCCGCTGACGTCAAGCGGCTCCGCGACCTGACCGGCGCCGGAATGATGGCCGTCAAGAACGCCCTGACCGAGGCGGACGGCGACTTCGAGAAGGCCACCGAGCTGCTGCGCCTCAAGGGTGCCAAGGACGTCGGCAAGCGCGCCGAGCGCACCGCCGGCAACGGCCTGGTCGCCGAGTACTTTGCCGACTCCGGCAACGGCGCCCTGCTGGAGCTCAACTGCGAGACCGACTTCGTCGCGAAGAACGCGCAGTTCATCGAGCTGGCCGACCGTCTGGTCCGGTTCGCCGCGACCGGCGGCGCCGCCGACACGGCCGCGCTGCTGACCGCCGAGATCGAGCCGGGCAAGACCGTTCAGGCCCTGATCGAGGAGAACAGCGCCAAGATCGGCGAGAAGCTCGAGCTGCGCCGCTTCGCCCACTTCCAGGGCGCCTACGTGGCCAGCTACCTGCACAAGTCCGACCCTCAGCTGCCGCCGACGACCGGCGTGCTGGTCGAGCTGGACGCCGAGAACCCCGAGGTCGCCAAGGACATCGCCCAGCAAATCGCGGCGATGGCGCCCAAGTACGTGACCCGCGACGAGATCCCCGCCGAGGCGATCGAGAAGGAGCGGGCGCTCGCCGAGCAGCTGACCCGCGACGAGGGCAAGCCCGAGCAGGCCATCCCGAAGATCGTCGAGGGCCGGGTCAACGCCTACTTCCGCGACTTCGTCCTGCTGGAGCAGGCGTTCGTCAAGGACGGCAAGAAGACGATCGCCAAGGTGCTGGACGAGGCGGGCGTCAAGGTCGTCCGGTTCGCCCGGTTCAAGGTCGGGCAGGCCTGA
- the pyrH gene encoding UMP kinase, whose translation MPEKTTTSATAASSSARHAPGAGWKRVLLKLSGEAFAGRDPLGIDPQIVQHVAEGIAEAVRDGVEVAVVCGGGNMFRGAVMAERGMDRGRADYMGMIGTVINCLALQDFLEKLGIDTRVQTAITMSQVAEPYIPRRAIRHLEKGRVVIFGAGLGQPFFSTDTTAAQRALEIGAEAVLKATQVDGVYDADPRKNPEAVKFDHLDYGEVLQRGLKVMDATAISLCMDNALPIVVFDLMGQGNIVRAVRGEKIGTLVSPAQG comes from the coding sequence GTGCCGGAGAAGACGACCACTAGCGCGACGGCGGCCTCGTCGTCCGCCCGGCACGCGCCGGGCGCGGGTTGGAAGCGAGTGCTGCTGAAGCTGTCGGGGGAGGCGTTCGCCGGACGCGACCCGCTCGGCATCGACCCGCAGATCGTGCAGCACGTCGCCGAGGGCATCGCCGAGGCGGTGCGCGACGGTGTCGAGGTCGCGGTCGTGTGCGGCGGCGGCAACATGTTCCGCGGCGCGGTCATGGCCGAGCGCGGCATGGACCGCGGCCGCGCCGACTACATGGGCATGATCGGGACGGTCATCAACTGCCTGGCGCTCCAGGACTTCCTGGAGAAGCTCGGCATCGACACCCGGGTCCAGACCGCCATCACCATGAGCCAGGTGGCCGAGCCGTACATTCCTCGGCGCGCCATCCGGCACCTGGAGAAGGGCCGCGTCGTCATCTTCGGTGCCGGGCTCGGCCAGCCGTTCTTCTCCACCGACACCACCGCCGCGCAGCGCGCGCTGGAGATCGGTGCGGAGGCCGTGCTCAAGGCGACCCAGGTGGACGGCGTCTACGATGCCGACCCCCGCAAGAATCCAGAGGCGGTCAAGTTCGACCATTTGGATTACGGTGAAGTTCTACAGCGGGGACTGAAGGTCATGGACGCCACGGCCATCAGCCTCTGCATGGACAACGCGCTCCCCATCGTGGTCTTCGACCTGATGGGGCAGGGCAACATCGTCCGGGCCGTCCGGGGTGAGAAGATCGGCACGCTGGTCAGCCCGGCACAGGGCTGA
- the rpsB gene encoding 30S ribosomal protein S2, protein MAPVVTMRQLLESGVHFGHQTRRWNPKMKRFILTERNGIYIIDLQQSLSYIDRSYEFVKATVAHGGTILFVGTKKQAQEAIAEQATRVGMPFVNQRWLGGMLTNFSTVHKRLTRLKELEEIDYDDVAGSGMTKKELLGLRREKDKLERTLGGIRDMAKVPSAIWIVDTKKEHIAVNEAKKLGIPVVAILDTNCDPDEVDYPVPGNDDAIRSVSLLTRVVADAVADGLIARAGAGAGGDEKPAEGAASAAEPLPEWERELLEKQSAETAAEAAPAETAAPAETAAPAETAAPAEGSAEAEAPAPAEAPAEPEQANAEAEQA, encoded by the coding sequence ATGGCACCCGTCGTCACCATGCGGCAGCTCCTTGAGAGCGGCGTCCACTTCGGCCACCAGACCCGCCGGTGGAACCCGAAGATGAAGCGCTTCATCCTCACCGAGCGCAACGGCATCTACATCATCGACCTGCAGCAGTCGCTGTCCTACATCGACCGTTCCTACGAGTTCGTCAAGGCCACGGTCGCGCACGGCGGCACGATCCTGTTCGTCGGCACCAAGAAGCAGGCCCAGGAGGCCATCGCCGAGCAGGCCACCCGGGTCGGCATGCCCTTCGTCAACCAGCGCTGGCTGGGCGGCATGCTCACCAACTTCTCCACCGTCCACAAGCGGCTCACCCGGCTCAAGGAGCTGGAGGAGATCGACTACGACGACGTGGCCGGCTCCGGCATGACCAAGAAGGAACTCCTCGGTCTGCGCCGCGAGAAGGACAAGCTGGAGCGCACCCTCGGCGGTATCCGCGACATGGCGAAGGTTCCGAGCGCCATCTGGATCGTGGACACCAAGAAGGAGCACATCGCGGTCAACGAGGCCAAGAAGCTCGGCATCCCGGTCGTCGCGATCCTGGACACCAACTGCGACCCCGACGAGGTCGACTACCCGGTTCCCGGCAACGACGACGCGATCCGCAGCGTCAGCCTGCTGACGCGCGTGGTCGCCGACGCCGTCGCCGACGGCCTGATCGCCCGTGCCGGCGCCGGTGCCGGCGGTGACGAGAAGCCCGCCGAGGGCGCCGCGTCCGCCGCCGAGCCGCTGCCCGAGTGGGAGCGCGAGCTGCTGGAGAAGCAGTCCGCCGAGACCGCCGCCGAGGCCGCTCCGGCCGAGACCGCCGCCCCGGCCGAGACCGCCGCTCCGGCGGAGACCGCCGCCCCGGCCGAGGGCTCCGCGGAGGCCGAGGCCCCCGCCCCGGCCGAGGCCCCGGCCGAGCCGGAGCAGGCGAACGCCGAGGCCGAGCAGGCTTGA